A region from the Acidobacteriota bacterium genome encodes:
- a CDS encoding PP2C family protein-serine/threonine phosphatase has product MASPGPPTGTSGLFETLRADFRKTIGDARRTGYGRTVSQTLDDLESYYLTDPSRRALAEMNAFKRFFVRTWWLFKALVFKLAPGRRVLLACGVIAVVLSIVQVRGLAQGHSHWTFIGLACILLVLMLELREKLVAHDELAEGRAIQKALLPKAAPSIAGFDIWLDTTPANDVGGDIVDVLQANDDRFFLLLGDVAGKGLGAALLAARLQATFRALAPDSSTLSDVGARLNRIFCRDGPSNRFATIVALAGRPDYPTLRVMNAGHPAALLSRAGEVSFLPPGGPALGIVAGAGYFEHEVTLAPGDTLVVYSDGATEAMNAEGQLFGEERLVSALQAHGHAPVAELGARLKSIVRDFEGAARPHDDLSLIIVRKGDGSHS; this is encoded by the coding sequence CCTGTTCGAGACCCTGCGCGCCGACTTCAGGAAGACCATCGGCGATGCGCGCCGGACGGGCTACGGCCGGACGGTGTCGCAGACGCTGGACGACCTCGAGTCGTACTACCTCACCGACCCCAGCCGCCGTGCGCTGGCGGAGATGAACGCGTTCAAGCGCTTCTTCGTCCGCACCTGGTGGCTCTTCAAGGCCCTCGTCTTCAAGCTGGCGCCAGGCCGGCGGGTGCTGCTCGCGTGCGGCGTGATCGCCGTGGTGTTGTCCATTGTGCAGGTCCGCGGCCTCGCGCAGGGCCACTCTCACTGGACCTTCATCGGTCTGGCGTGCATCCTGCTCGTGCTGATGCTCGAGCTCCGCGAGAAGCTGGTCGCGCACGACGAGCTCGCCGAGGGGCGCGCCATTCAGAAGGCGTTGCTGCCCAAGGCGGCGCCGTCCATCGCCGGCTTCGACATCTGGCTCGACACGACGCCGGCCAACGACGTCGGCGGCGACATCGTCGACGTCCTCCAGGCGAACGACGACCGGTTCTTCCTCCTGCTCGGCGACGTGGCGGGCAAGGGGCTCGGCGCGGCGTTGCTCGCCGCGCGCCTCCAGGCGACGTTCCGGGCCCTGGCGCCGGACAGCTCCACGCTTTCGGACGTCGGCGCGCGCCTCAACCGGATTTTCTGCCGCGACGGGCCGTCGAACCGCTTCGCGACGATCGTCGCGCTGGCCGGCCGACCGGACTACCCGACGCTGCGGGTCATGAACGCCGGCCATCCAGCGGCCCTGCTGTCGCGCGCCGGCGAGGTGAGCTTTCTACCCCCGGGGGGGCCGGCGCTCGGCATCGTTGCTGGCGCCGGGTACTTCGAGCACGAGGTCACGCTCGCGCCGGGCGACACGCTCGTCGTGTACTCGGATGGCGCGACCGAGGCGATGAACGCCGAGGGGCAACTCTTCGGCGAGGAGCGGCTGGTGTCGGCGCTGCAGGCCCACGGCCACGCGCCGGTCGCCGAACTCGGGGCCCGCCTGAAGTCGATCGTCCGCGACTTCGAGGGCGCCGCGCGCCCGCACGACGACCTGTCGCTGATCATCGTGAGGAAGGGGGACGGTTCCCATTCCTGA